One window of Klebsiella quasivariicola genomic DNA carries:
- the gorA gene encoding glutathione-disulfide reductase: MSKHYDYLAIGGGSGGIASINRAAMYGQKCALIEAKELGGTCVNVGCVPKKVMWHAAQIREAIHLYGPDYGFDTTINHFDWDKLVASRSAYIDRIHTSYDNVLGKNKVDVIKGFARFVDAHTVEVNGETITADHILIATGGRPSHPNIPGVEYGIDSDGFFELPALPKRVAVVGAGYIAVELAGVINGLGAETHLFVRKHAPLRSFDPLIVETLVEVMNAEGPQLHTNAIPKAVVKNADGSLTLELEDGRSQTVDCLIWAIGREPATDNFNLAATSVKTDDKGYIVVDKFQNTSVPGIYAVGDNTGAVELTPVAVAAGRRLSERLFNNKPEEHLDYSNIPTVVFSHPPIGTVGLTEPQAREQYGDDAVKVYKSSFTAMYTAVTSHRQPCRMKLVCVGPEEKIVGIHGIGFGMDEMLQGFAVALKMGATKKDFDNTVAIHPTAAEEFVTMR, encoded by the coding sequence ATGAGCAAACATTATGATTACCTCGCCATTGGCGGCGGTAGCGGCGGTATCGCCTCGATTAACCGTGCGGCGATGTACGGCCAGAAGTGCGCGCTGATTGAAGCCAAAGAACTGGGCGGCACCTGCGTCAACGTCGGCTGCGTGCCGAAAAAAGTAATGTGGCATGCGGCGCAGATCCGCGAAGCGATTCATCTTTACGGCCCGGACTACGGTTTCGATACCACCATCAACCATTTTGACTGGGATAAGCTGGTCGCCAGCCGCAGCGCCTATATCGACCGCATTCATACCTCCTACGACAACGTACTGGGTAAGAATAAAGTTGATGTGATCAAAGGGTTCGCGCGCTTTGTCGATGCCCACACGGTGGAAGTGAACGGCGAGACGATCACCGCCGATCATATCCTGATCGCCACCGGCGGCCGCCCGAGCCACCCGAACATTCCGGGTGTGGAATACGGTATTGATTCCGACGGTTTCTTTGAACTGCCGGCGCTGCCGAAGCGCGTGGCGGTAGTCGGCGCGGGCTATATTGCCGTTGAACTGGCGGGGGTGATTAACGGCCTCGGCGCCGAAACCCATCTGTTCGTGCGCAAGCACGCGCCGCTGCGCAGCTTCGATCCGCTGATCGTTGAGACGCTGGTGGAAGTGATGAACGCCGAAGGTCCGCAGCTGCATACCAATGCGATCCCGAAAGCGGTAGTGAAGAATGCCGACGGCAGCCTGACGCTGGAGCTGGAAGATGGCCGCAGCCAGACCGTTGACTGCCTGATCTGGGCGATTGGCCGCGAACCGGCGACCGATAACTTCAACCTGGCGGCTACGAGCGTGAAAACCGACGATAAAGGCTACATTGTCGTTGATAAGTTCCAGAACACCAGCGTACCGGGCATCTACGCGGTGGGCGATAACACCGGCGCCGTCGAGCTGACCCCGGTAGCGGTTGCCGCTGGCCGTCGTCTCTCCGAACGCCTGTTTAACAACAAGCCGGAAGAGCACCTGGACTACAGCAACATCCCGACCGTGGTCTTCAGCCATCCGCCTATCGGCACCGTCGGCTTAACCGAGCCGCAGGCGCGCGAGCAGTACGGCGACGACGCCGTGAAGGTCTACAAATCGTCCTTTACCGCGATGTACACCGCCGTCACCTCGCACCGCCAGCCGTGCCGCATGAAGCTGGTCTGCGTCGGTCCGGAAGAGAAAATTGTCGGGATCCACGGCATCGGCTTCGGGATGGATGAGATGCTGCAGGGCTTTGCGGTGGCACTGAAAATGGGCGCCACCAAAAAAGACTTCGACAACACCGTCGCCATTCACCCGACGGCGGCAGAAGAGTTCGTCACCATGCGCTAA
- a CDS encoding iron-containing alcohol dehydrogenase, whose translation MLTPFTVLMPANIRFGRGQAESAAPWLAQQGGPILLVHGASPQRAAFLRHQLEALQLAVTTLAISREPWLSDIEQGVQLAREKGIRAVVSLGGGAVIDAGKAIAALVPATGPLIDYLEVVGTGRQLEASPLPFVAIPTTAGTGAEVTKNAVINVPEQQRKVSLRDDRMLPDLAIVDPALTDNAPRSITLSAGLDALTQVIEPLLCSRATPFTDALCQQAIPRGIRALKVLMEKECPVSRDEMAWVSLCGGLALANAGLGVIHGLAGPLGGLSRASHGALCGSLLPFGLALNESQINDPALRQRFNDVRRWLADGLDVPVDQVWDSLREWSHRAGLGTLRDLGVARDALEPAALAASTSSSMKANPVSLSSQQLLEMLEAAWE comes from the coding sequence ATGTTGACCCCGTTTACCGTTTTGATGCCTGCAAATATTCGTTTTGGCCGTGGTCAGGCCGAGAGCGCCGCCCCCTGGCTGGCGCAGCAGGGCGGCCCCATTCTGTTGGTGCATGGAGCCAGCCCGCAGCGGGCGGCGTTTCTGCGCCATCAGCTGGAGGCGCTGCAGCTGGCGGTCACGACGCTGGCGATAAGCCGCGAACCCTGGCTTAGCGATATCGAGCAGGGCGTCCAGCTGGCGCGCGAGAAAGGCATCCGGGCGGTGGTCAGCCTCGGCGGCGGCGCGGTGATTGACGCCGGTAAGGCGATTGCGGCGCTGGTCCCCGCCACCGGCCCACTGATTGATTATCTGGAGGTGGTGGGAACGGGCCGTCAGCTGGAAGCCAGTCCCCTGCCGTTCGTGGCGATCCCCACCACCGCTGGCACGGGCGCGGAGGTCACCAAAAATGCGGTGATCAACGTTCCGGAGCAGCAGCGGAAAGTGAGCCTGCGCGACGACCGAATGCTGCCTGACCTGGCGATTGTCGACCCGGCGCTAACCGACAACGCGCCGCGGAGCATCACCCTGAGCGCTGGCCTCGATGCCCTGACCCAGGTGATCGAGCCCTTGCTCTGCAGCCGGGCCACTCCCTTCACCGATGCCCTCTGCCAGCAGGCGATCCCGCGGGGCATCCGTGCGCTGAAAGTCCTGATGGAAAAAGAGTGCCCGGTCAGCCGCGACGAGATGGCCTGGGTCAGCCTGTGCGGCGGGCTGGCGCTGGCAAACGCCGGGCTGGGGGTGATCCACGGTCTCGCCGGTCCGCTGGGCGGCCTGAGCCGCGCCTCGCACGGCGCCTTATGCGGCAGCCTGCTGCCGTTTGGCCTGGCGCTCAATGAGTCACAGATAAACGACCCTGCCCTGCGCCAGCGCTTCAACGACGTTCGCCGCTGGCTGGCCGACGGGCTGGACGTGCCTGTGGATCAGGTCTGGGACAGTCTGCGGGAATGGAGCCATCGCGCCGGCCTTGGCACCCTGCGCGACCTCGGCGTAGCACGCGATGCGCTGGAACCGGCGGCGCTGGCCGCCAGCACCTCCTCGTCGATGAAGGCCAACCCGGTCAGTCTGAGCAGCCAACAGCTGCTGGAGATGCTGGAGGCGGCCTGGGAGTGA
- a CDS encoding 23S rRNA (adenine(2030)-N(6))-methyltransferase RlmJ codes for MLSYRHSFHAGNHADVLKHTVQSLIIEALKEKEKPFLYLDTHAGAGRYQLSGEHAERTGEYLEGIARIWQQDDLPAELEPYISVVEHFNRNGQLRYYPGSPLIARQLLREQDSLQMTELHPSDFPLLRAEFQKDSRARVDKADGYQQLKAKLPPVSRRGLILIDPPYEIKTDYQAVVTGINEGYKRFATGTYALWYPVVLRAQIKRMIKELEATGIRKILQIELAVRPDSDQRGMTASGMIVINPPWKLEQQMNNVLPWLHSKLVPAGTGHTTVSWIVPE; via the coding sequence ATGCTCAGTTATCGCCACAGCTTTCACGCAGGCAACCACGCCGACGTCCTCAAACACACCGTTCAGAGCCTGATCATCGAAGCGCTGAAAGAGAAAGAAAAACCGTTTCTCTACCTGGACACCCACGCTGGCGCGGGCCGCTATCAGCTGAGCGGCGAGCACGCCGAGCGTACCGGCGAGTATCTCGAAGGCATCGCCCGCATCTGGCAGCAGGACGACCTGCCGGCAGAGCTGGAGCCGTATATTTCCGTGGTCGAACACTTCAACCGTAACGGCCAGCTGCGCTACTACCCGGGCTCTCCGCTGATCGCCCGCCAGCTGCTGCGCGAGCAGGACAGCCTGCAGATGACCGAGCTGCACCCGAGCGATTTCCCGCTGCTGCGCGCCGAGTTCCAGAAAGACAGCCGCGCGCGCGTTGATAAAGCCGATGGCTACCAGCAGCTGAAAGCCAAGCTGCCGCCGGTATCGCGTCGCGGTCTGATTCTGATCGACCCGCCGTATGAAATTAAAACCGACTATCAGGCGGTGGTGACCGGGATTAACGAAGGCTACAAACGCTTCGCTACCGGCACCTACGCCCTGTGGTACCCGGTGGTACTTCGCGCGCAGATCAAGCGCATGATCAAAGAGTTAGAAGCCACCGGCATTCGTAAAATTCTGCAGATTGAGCTGGCGGTGCGTCCGGACAGCGACCAGCGCGGCATGACCGCTTCCGGGATGATCGTCATCAACCCGCCGTGGAAGCTGGAACAGCAGATGAACAATGTGCTGCCGTGGCTGCACAGCAAGCTGGTTCCCGCCGGTACCGGCCATACGACCGTCAGCTGGATCGTGCCGGAGTAA
- a CDS encoding glutathione S-transferase family protein: MLTILGKRSSINVRKVLWTCEEIGLAYQQEDYGSGFKPLDTPEFQRLNPNSLVPVLLDDDFVLWESNSICRYLARKAERWDLLPTEPQPAAEVEHWMDWQATEFNTAWRHAFMGLVRKDPRFQDPAAIKESIATWTQCVRIVEAQLQRTGAWIAGERFTLADIVLGLSVHRWKMTPFAHPEMPAVERWYMALNQRPAFMRHGNNGVA, translated from the coding sequence ATGCTAACAATTCTGGGCAAACGCTCTTCAATCAATGTACGGAAAGTGCTGTGGACCTGCGAAGAGATCGGGCTGGCGTACCAGCAGGAAGACTACGGCAGCGGATTTAAGCCCCTGGATACGCCCGAATTTCAGCGCCTGAATCCTAACAGCCTGGTGCCGGTGCTGCTGGACGACGACTTCGTGCTCTGGGAGTCGAACAGCATTTGCCGCTATCTGGCGCGCAAAGCGGAGCGCTGGGATCTGCTGCCCACCGAGCCGCAGCCCGCCGCCGAGGTGGAGCACTGGATGGACTGGCAGGCGACCGAGTTCAACACAGCCTGGCGCCATGCCTTTATGGGGCTGGTGCGTAAAGATCCGCGCTTTCAGGATCCGGCGGCGATTAAAGAGAGTATTGCCACCTGGACTCAGTGTGTGCGCATTGTCGAAGCGCAGCTGCAGCGTACCGGGGCGTGGATAGCCGGCGAGCGCTTCACCCTGGCCGATATCGTGCTAGGGCTGTCGGTGCATCGCTGGAAGATGACCCCTTTTGCCCATCCGGAGATGCCGGCCGTGGAGCGCTGGTATATGGCGCTTAATCAGCGCCCGGCGTTTATGCGTCATGGCAATAACGGCGTGGCCTGA